The following proteins are co-located in the Solanum pennellii chromosome 1, SPENNV200 genome:
- the LOC107012873 gene encoding uncharacterized protein LOC107012873, translating into MDSSLSSQQSIPDDIAIKIASSLKVGDLCSLGSCSRFWWKLCGSDYIWECLCKKRWPALALEIESYNNQPHEEWRVFYIKKHNEMAGKAKGVIDFVNRCLAFESIEVGHYLKAVRDLDSILFTFEDVYTFFLKSKHSVLLNLIGLHYCIIWLGLPGECVMEILNKSNISQREVRVQWWKLGRWLFGFRLRDELITRTVSLEDLATGKEEEVLGVLHRGAVHEVIRVQISEAKPECTSWSFQNVQNAN; encoded by the exons ATGGACTCATCCTTGTCTTCACAACAATCAATTCCCGATGATATAGCCATCAAAATTGCTTCTTCTCTTAAG GTAGGTGATCTTTGCTCGTTGGGAAGTTGTTCTCGGTTTTGGTGGAAGCTGTGTGGGTCTGATTATATATGGGAATGTCTTTGTAAAAAAAGATGGCCTGCTCTTGCTCTTGAGATTGAGTCCTATAATAACCAGCCCCATGAG GAATGGAGAGTGTTTTATATTAAGAAGCACAATGAAATGGCAGGAAAAGCAAAAGGGGTAATTGATTTTGTCAATCGCTGTTTGGCATTTGAGTCGATTGAGGTTGGGCATTATCTGAAAGCAGTAAGAGATCTGGATTCCATCCTTTTCACGTTTGAAGATGTCTATACATTCTTCCTTAAATCCAAGCACAGTGTGCTGCTGAACTTGATTGGTTTGCACTACTGCATTATCTGGCTTGGTTTGCCG GGAGAATGTGTCATGGAAATCCTAAATAAGAGCAATATCTCACAAAGGGAAGTACGTGTTCAATGGTGGAAGCTTGGGAGGTGGTTGTTTGGCTTTCGCCTGCGTGATGAATTAATCACGCGTACTGTCTCTTTAGAAGATCTTGCAACAGGGAAGGAGGAAGAAGTTCTTGGGGTACTTCATCGAGGTGCGGTACATGAGGTGATACGAGTTCAGATCTCAGAAGCTAAACCTGAATGCACATCCTGGTCATTCCAGAACGTACAAAATGCTAACTAG
- the LOC107024370 gene encoding uncharacterized protein LOC107024370 produces MAQSIVLDAEIHLAAKGLDATITQGNEASSQDKAKAMIFLRHHLDEGLKIEYLRVKDPLELWTDLKGRYDHLKATVLPRARYEWMHLWITSQLKLCGESIKNEDMLEKTPITFHASNVILQQQYREKGFQKYSELISCLLVAEQHNALLMKNHEARPTGAAPLPEVNVVGARDQSEVKGDDHRGYNNTRGCDKDKRRYTDRRCGGHNIRENNMSSQNNPSKSNCYRCGMKDHWKNECRTHEHFIRLYQNSFKKKGNKGGASSSNARAESHMTLKDDDKPGTSQKYDKDVEVNLALKDDVFDGLGDITHMEVDDFFGDRN; encoded by the exons atggCCCAATCTATT GTACTCGATGCTGAGATTCACTTGGCTGCTAAAGGTCTTGATGCCACTATTACTCAGGGAAATGAAGCATCGAGTCAAGATAAGGCGAAGGCTATGATTTTCCTTCGTCATCATCTTGATGAGGGCCTGAAGATTGAATATCTAAGGGTAAAAGATCCACTTGAATTGTGGACTGATTTAAAGGGGAGATATGACCACCTAAAGGCAACAGTGTTGCCAAGAGCTCGTTATGAGTGGATGCATTTATG GATAACCTCCCAGTTGAAATTATGTGGGGAGTCTATAAAAAATGAGGACATGTTGGAAAAGACACCTATTACTTTCCATGCCTCAAATGTGATATTGCAGCAGCAATATCGTGAAAAGGGTTTTCAGAAATATTCTGAACTAATCTCATGTCTTTTGGTGGCTGAGCAACATAATgctcttttaatgaaaaatcatgaagctCGTCCCACTGGAGCTGCTCCATTACCGGAGGTAAATGTGGTGGGAGCACGTGATCAATCTGAAGTAAAAGGAGATGATCATCGGGGCTATAATAATACACGGGGATGTGACAAAGATAAGAGACGATATACTGATCGTCGATGTGGTGGTCATAATATAAGGGAGAACAACATGAGTTCTCAAAATAACCCCTCAAAAAGTAATTGTTATCGTTGTGGCATGAAAGACCATTGGAAGAATGAATGTCGCACACATGAGCATTTTATAAGGCTCTATCAAAATTCCtttaaaaagaaaggaaataaaggTGGTGCTTCCTCTTCCAATGCTCGAGCTGAGTCACATATGACTCTTAAAGATGATGATAAGCCGGGAACATCTCAAAAATATGACAAGGATGTTGAAGTAAATTTGGCTTTAAAGGATGATGTTTTTGATGGTCTTGGTGACATTACTCATATGGAAGTTGATGACTTCTTTGGAGATCGAAACTGA
- the LOC107007940 gene encoding divinyl chlorophyllide a 8-vinyl-reductase, chloroplastic, with protein MSLFAPSSGLTLLQSTKDHNFRQLFSSHFINHVQVRTVPYATPFLSVNVSGRPFRVSSRKLKPIIASAASTVETPKISFRGKNPKDINVLVVGSTGYIGKFVVKELTSRGFNVIAVAREKSGIKGKNSKDDTLEQLNGANVCFSDVTNLETLEKSVQGLGVSIDVVVSCLASRNGGVKDSWNIDYEATKNSLVAGRKFGASHFVLLSAICVQKPLLEFQRAKLKFEAELMKEAEEDSGFTYSIVRPTAFFKSLGGQVELVKDGKPYVMFGDGKLCACKPISEQDLASFIADCVLKEDKINQVLPIGGPGKALTPLEQGEMLFKLVGKEPKFLKVPIEIMDFAIGFLDFLVKIFPSLEDAAEFGKIGRYYAAESMLIWDPETGEYNAEATPSYGNDTLEDFFQRVLKEGMAGQELGEQTIF; from the coding sequence ATGTCTCTTTTTGCTCCTTCCAGTGGACTCACACTTCTTCAATCAACTAAAGATCATAACTTTAGGCAACTTTTTTCATCTCATTTCATCAATCATGTTCAAGTAAGAACAGTCCCTTATGCAACTCCTTTTCTTTCTGTCAATGTATCTGGTAGACCCTTTAGAGTTAGTTCAAGAAAGCTTAAACCCATCATAGCTTCAGCTGCCTCTACTGTTGAAACCCCCAAGATTTCATTTAGAGGTAAAAATCCAAAAGATATCAATGTTTTGGTTGTGGGTTCAACTGGGTACATTGGGAAATTTGTGGTTAAGGAGTTAACCAGTAGAGGATTTAATGTTATTGCTGTTGCTAGAGAAAAAAGTGGTATTAAAGGAAAGAATAGTAAAGATGATACCTTGGAACAGTTAAATGGAGCTAATGTGTGTTTTTCTGATGTTACCAATTTGGAGACTTTGGAGAAAAGTGTACAAGGTTTAGGGGTTTCAATTGATgttgttgtgtcttgtcttgctAGTCGAAATGGTGGGGTAAAAGATTCTTGGAATATCGATTATGAGGCAACAAAGAATAGTCTTGTTGCAGGGAGGAAGTTTGGGGCTTCACACTTTGTTTTGCTGTCTGCAATTTGTGTTCAAAAGCCCCttcttgaatttcaaagagCTAAGCTGAAATTTGAGGCGGAATTGATGAAAGAAGCTGAAGAAGATAGTGGATTTACTTATAGTATTGTTAGACCTACTGCATTTTTCAAGAGCTTAGGAGGTCAGGTTGAATTGGTGAAAGATGGGAAACCTTATGTGATGTTTGGGGATGGAAAGTTGTGTGCTTGCAAGCCGATAAGCGAGCAAGATTTAGCTTCTTTTATTGCTGATTGTGTACTGAAAGAGGATAAAATCAATCAGGTCTTGCCAATTGGAGGACCTGGGAAGGCATTGACACCTTTAGAACAAGGGGAAATGTTGTTTAAACTTGTGGGGAAAGAACCCAAATTTCTCAAGGTGCCAATTGAAATAATGGATTTTGCAATAGGATTTCTTGACTTCCTTGTAAAAATATTTCCTTCGTTGGAAGATGCGGCCGAGTTTGGGAAGATTGGTAGGTATTATGCTGCTGAGAGCATGTTGATTTGGGATCCTGAGACTGGTGAATATAATGCTGAGGCAACACCAAGTTATGGAAATGATACATTGGAAGATTTTTTCCAAAGAGTACTGAAAGAAGGAATGGCTGGTCAGGAGTTGGGAGAGCAAACAATATTCTAA